One Chaetodon trifascialis isolate fChaTrf1 chromosome 13, fChaTrf1.hap1, whole genome shotgun sequence DNA segment encodes these proteins:
- the xpo1b gene encoding exportin-1 isoform X1 has translation MPAIMTMLADHAAQQLLDFNQKLDINLLDNVVNCLYHGVGPQQRMAQEVLTHLKEHPDAWTRVDTILEFSQNMNTKYYALQILETVIKTRWKILPRNQCEGIKKYVVGLIIKTSSDASNVEKEKVYIGKLNMILVQILKQEWPKHWPTFISDIVGASRTSESLCQNNMVILKLLSEEVFDFSSGQMTQVKAKHLKDSMCNEFSQIFQLCQFVMENSQNAPLVHATLETLLRFLNWIPLGYIFETKLISTLVYKFLNVPMFRNVTLKCLTEIAGVSVSQYEEQFVTLFTLTMCQLKQMLPLNTNIRLAYANGKDDEQNFIQNLSLFLCTFLKEHGQLIEKRLNLRETLMEALHYMLLVSEVEETEIFKICLEYWNHLAAELYRESPFSTSTSPLLSGNQHFDVPPRRQLYLPVLSKVRLLMVSRMAKPEEVLVVENDQGEVVREFMKDTDSINLYKNMRETLVYLTHLDYADTERIMTEKLHNQVNGTEWSWKNLNTLCWAIGSISGAMHEEDEKRFLVTVIKDLLGLCEQKRGKDNKAIIASNIMYIVGQYPRFLRAHWKFLKTVVNKLFEFMHETHDGVQDMACDTFIKIAQKCRRHFIQVQVGEVMPFIDEILNNINTIICDLQPQQVHTFYEAVGYMIGAQTDQAVQEHLIEKYMLLPNQVWDSIIQQATKNVDILKDPETVKQLGSILKTNVRACKAVGHPFVIQLGRIYLDMLNVYKCLSENISAAIQTNGEMVTKQPLIRSMRTVKRETLKLISGWVSRSNDPQMVGENFVPPLLDAVLIDYQRNVPAAREPEVLSTMATIVNKLGGHITSEIPQIFDAVFECTLNMINKNFEEYPEHRTHFFYLLQAVNSHCFPAFLAIPPAQFKLVLDSIIWAFKHTMRNVADTGLQILYTLLQNVAQEEAAAQSFYQTYFCDILQHIFSVVTDTSHTAGLTMHASILAYMFNLVEEGKITTVLNPASPTNNQVFIQEYVANLLKTAFPHLQDAQVKVFVTGLFSLNQDIPAFKEHLRDFLVQIKEFAGEDTSDLFLEEREASLRQAQEEKHKIQMSVPGILNPHEIPEEMCD, from the exons TACTATGCTCTTCAGATTCTGGAAACGGTTATCAAAACAAGATGGAAGATTCTTCCCAGGAATCAGTGTGAAG gtataaaaaaatatgttgttggTCTCATTATCAAGACTTCATCAGATGCATCAAATGTGGAG aAAGAAAAGGTGTACATTGGAAAGCTGAACATGATTCTTGTTCAG ATCCTGAAACAGGAGTGGCCCAAACACTGGCCCACCTTCatcagtgacattgtgggggcAAGTCGTACCAGCGAGAGCCTTTGTCAGAACAACATGGTCATTCTCAAGCTGCTCAGCGAGGAGGtctttgacttctccagtggCCAGATGACCCAGGTCAAGGCCAAGCACCTAAAAGACAG cATGTGCAATGAATTCTCCCAGATATTCCAGCTTTGCCAGTTTGTCATG GAAAATTCCCAGAATGCCCCCCTGGTCCACGCCACTCTGGAGACGCTCCTACGTTTTCTCAACTGGATTCCTCTGGGGTACATCTTTGAAACCAAACTGATCAGCACATTGGTGTATAAG TTCTTGAACGTGCCCATGTTTCGCAATGTGACACTGAAGTGTCTCACAGAGATTGCCGGCGTGAGCGTCAGCCAGTATGAGGAGCAGTTTGTCACACTCTTCACCCTGACCATGTGTCAGCTCAAACAG ATGTTGCCTCTGAACACCAACATTCGACTGGCCTACGCCAACGGGAAAGATGACGAACAGAACTTCATACAGAACCTCAGTCTGTTCCTCTGTACTTTCCTTAAAGAGCATGGGCAGCTCATTGAAAAGCGACTCAACCTCAGAGAAACATTAATGGAG GCCCTCCACTACATGCTTCTGGTGTCTGAGGTGGAAGAGACTGAGATTTTCAAAATTTGTCTGGAGTACTGGAACCATCTGGCTGCTGAGCTCTACAGAGAGAGTCCCTTCTCAACGTCCACGTCCCCCCTGCTCTCTGGCAACCAGCACTTTGACGTGCCACCACGCCGACAGCTCTATCTTCCTGTACTCTCCAAG GTGCGTTTGCTGATGGTAAGTCGGATGGCCAAGCCAGAGGAGGTGTTGGTTGTGGAGAATGACCAGGGAGAGGTGGTCAGAGAGTTCATGAAGGACACTGATTCCATCAACCTCTACAAGAACATGAGGGAAACCCTTG TGTACTTGACTCACCTGGACTATGCAGACACAGAACGCATAATGACAGAAAAACTTCACAACCAGGTGAACGGCACTGAATGGTCCTGGAAGAACCTCAACACGTTGTGCTGGGCCATCGGATCCATCAGTGGGGCTATGCACGAAGAGGATGAGAAGAGGTTCCTGGTCACTGTCATCAAG GATCTGCTGGGTCTGTGTgagcagaagagaggaaaggacaACAAGGCTATAATAGCCTCCAACATTATGTATATTGTTGGCCAGTATCCACGCTTTCTCAGAGCCCACTGGAAATTCCTCAAAACTGTGGTCAACAAACTCTTTGAGTTCATGCATG AGACCCACGATGGTGTTCAGGACATGGCTTGTGACACCTTCATCAAGATCGCCCAGAAGTGCCGGCGCCACTTCATCCAGGTGCAGGTGGGAGAGGTGATGCCCTTCATCGACGAGATCCTCAACAACATTAACACCATCATCTGTGACCTTCAGCCTCAGCAG gtgcACACGTTCTATGAAGCAGTAGGTTATATGATTGGGGCCCAGACTGATCAGGCTGTTCAAGAGCATCTGATAGAAAAATACATGCTGCTGCCCAATCAAGTGTGGGACAGCATCATCCAGCAGGCCACCAAG AACGTGGACATCCTGAAGGACCCAGAGACTGTGAAACAGCTGGGCAGCATCCTGAAGACCAACGTCAGAGCCTGTAAGGCTGTGGGACACCCGTTTGTCATCCAGCTGGGACGGATTTACCTTGACATGCTCAACGTCTACAAGTGCCTCAGTGAGAACATCTCTGCTGCCATTCAGACAAACG GCGAGATGGTGACGAAACAGCCCTTGATCCGGAGTATGAGAACAGTGAAACGAGAGACGCTGAAACTGATCTCCGGCTGGGTCAGCCGATCAAACGACCCACAGATG GTAGGGGAGAACTTTGTTCCACCGCTGCTGGACGCCGTCCTAATCGACTACCAACGCAATGTCCCTGCTGCCCGTGAGCCCGAGGTCCTCAGCACCATGGCAACCATCGTCAACAAGCTGGGGGGACACATCACCAGCGAGATACCCCAGATCTTTGATGCCGTCTTCGAGTGCACCCTAAACATGATCAACAAG AACTTTGAGGAGTATCCAGAGCACAGGACCCACTTCTTCTACTTACTCCAAGCTGTAAACTCTCACTGCTTCCCTGCGTTCCTCGCCATCCCCCCTGCCCAGTTCAAACTGGTGCTGGACTCCATCATCTGGGCCTTCAAACACACCATGAGGAATGTGGCTGACACTG GTCTGCAGATTCTGTACACGTTGCTGCAGAATGTGGCCCAGGAGGAAGCCGCCGCTCAGAGTTTCTACCAGACGTATTTCTGTGATATCCTACAACATATCTTCTCTGTGGTCACCGACACGTCACACACTGCCG gcCTAACGATGCATGCGTCCATCCTGGCCTACATGTTCAACCTGGTGGAGGAGGGCAAGATCACCACTGTGCTAAACCCTGCCAGCCCCACCAACAACCAGGTGTTCATCCAGGAGTATGTGGCCAACCTGCTGAAGACTGCCTTCCCTCACCTACAAGA TGCTCAGGTGAAGGTGTTTGTGACCGGGCTGTTCAGCTTAAACCAGGACATTCCTGCCTTCAAGGAGCACCTTCGGGACTTCCTTGTCCAGATTAAG GAGTTTGCAGGCGAGGACACCTCAGACCTGttcctggaggagagggaggcatCTCTTCGCCAGGCCcaggaggagaaacacaagATCCAGATGTCAGTCCCGGGCATCCTCAACCCGCATGAGATCCCTGAGGAGATGTGTGACTGA
- the xpo1b gene encoding exportin-1 isoform X2: MLFRFWKRLSKQDGRFFPGISVKMPEFCSSGKPSAGRPASIKKYVVGLIIKTSSDASNVEKEKVYIGKLNMILVQILKQEWPKHWPTFISDIVGASRTSESLCQNNMVILKLLSEEVFDFSSGQMTQVKAKHLKDSMCNEFSQIFQLCQFVMENSQNAPLVHATLETLLRFLNWIPLGYIFETKLISTLVYKFLNVPMFRNVTLKCLTEIAGVSVSQYEEQFVTLFTLTMCQLKQMLPLNTNIRLAYANGKDDEQNFIQNLSLFLCTFLKEHGQLIEKRLNLRETLMEALHYMLLVSEVEETEIFKICLEYWNHLAAELYRESPFSTSTSPLLSGNQHFDVPPRRQLYLPVLSKVRLLMVSRMAKPEEVLVVENDQGEVVREFMKDTDSINLYKNMRETLVYLTHLDYADTERIMTEKLHNQVNGTEWSWKNLNTLCWAIGSISGAMHEEDEKRFLVTVIKDLLGLCEQKRGKDNKAIIASNIMYIVGQYPRFLRAHWKFLKTVVNKLFEFMHETHDGVQDMACDTFIKIAQKCRRHFIQVQVGEVMPFIDEILNNINTIICDLQPQQVHTFYEAVGYMIGAQTDQAVQEHLIEKYMLLPNQVWDSIIQQATKNVDILKDPETVKQLGSILKTNVRACKAVGHPFVIQLGRIYLDMLNVYKCLSENISAAIQTNGEMVTKQPLIRSMRTVKRETLKLISGWVSRSNDPQMVGENFVPPLLDAVLIDYQRNVPAAREPEVLSTMATIVNKLGGHITSEIPQIFDAVFECTLNMINKNFEEYPEHRTHFFYLLQAVNSHCFPAFLAIPPAQFKLVLDSIIWAFKHTMRNVADTGLQILYTLLQNVAQEEAAAQSFYQTYFCDILQHIFSVVTDTSHTAGLTMHASILAYMFNLVEEGKITTVLNPASPTNNQVFIQEYVANLLKTAFPHLQDAQVKVFVTGLFSLNQDIPAFKEHLRDFLVQIKEFAGEDTSDLFLEEREASLRQAQEEKHKIQMSVPGILNPHEIPEEMCD, encoded by the exons ATGCTCTTCAGATTCTGGAAACGGTTATCAAAACAAGATGGAAGATTCTTCCCAGGAATCAGTGTGAAG ATGCCTGAATTTTGTTCAAGTGGCAAACCCAGTGCAGGGCGACCGGCAA gtataaaaaaatatgttgttggTCTCATTATCAAGACTTCATCAGATGCATCAAATGTGGAG aAAGAAAAGGTGTACATTGGAAAGCTGAACATGATTCTTGTTCAG ATCCTGAAACAGGAGTGGCCCAAACACTGGCCCACCTTCatcagtgacattgtgggggcAAGTCGTACCAGCGAGAGCCTTTGTCAGAACAACATGGTCATTCTCAAGCTGCTCAGCGAGGAGGtctttgacttctccagtggCCAGATGACCCAGGTCAAGGCCAAGCACCTAAAAGACAG cATGTGCAATGAATTCTCCCAGATATTCCAGCTTTGCCAGTTTGTCATG GAAAATTCCCAGAATGCCCCCCTGGTCCACGCCACTCTGGAGACGCTCCTACGTTTTCTCAACTGGATTCCTCTGGGGTACATCTTTGAAACCAAACTGATCAGCACATTGGTGTATAAG TTCTTGAACGTGCCCATGTTTCGCAATGTGACACTGAAGTGTCTCACAGAGATTGCCGGCGTGAGCGTCAGCCAGTATGAGGAGCAGTTTGTCACACTCTTCACCCTGACCATGTGTCAGCTCAAACAG ATGTTGCCTCTGAACACCAACATTCGACTGGCCTACGCCAACGGGAAAGATGACGAACAGAACTTCATACAGAACCTCAGTCTGTTCCTCTGTACTTTCCTTAAAGAGCATGGGCAGCTCATTGAAAAGCGACTCAACCTCAGAGAAACATTAATGGAG GCCCTCCACTACATGCTTCTGGTGTCTGAGGTGGAAGAGACTGAGATTTTCAAAATTTGTCTGGAGTACTGGAACCATCTGGCTGCTGAGCTCTACAGAGAGAGTCCCTTCTCAACGTCCACGTCCCCCCTGCTCTCTGGCAACCAGCACTTTGACGTGCCACCACGCCGACAGCTCTATCTTCCTGTACTCTCCAAG GTGCGTTTGCTGATGGTAAGTCGGATGGCCAAGCCAGAGGAGGTGTTGGTTGTGGAGAATGACCAGGGAGAGGTGGTCAGAGAGTTCATGAAGGACACTGATTCCATCAACCTCTACAAGAACATGAGGGAAACCCTTG TGTACTTGACTCACCTGGACTATGCAGACACAGAACGCATAATGACAGAAAAACTTCACAACCAGGTGAACGGCACTGAATGGTCCTGGAAGAACCTCAACACGTTGTGCTGGGCCATCGGATCCATCAGTGGGGCTATGCACGAAGAGGATGAGAAGAGGTTCCTGGTCACTGTCATCAAG GATCTGCTGGGTCTGTGTgagcagaagagaggaaaggacaACAAGGCTATAATAGCCTCCAACATTATGTATATTGTTGGCCAGTATCCACGCTTTCTCAGAGCCCACTGGAAATTCCTCAAAACTGTGGTCAACAAACTCTTTGAGTTCATGCATG AGACCCACGATGGTGTTCAGGACATGGCTTGTGACACCTTCATCAAGATCGCCCAGAAGTGCCGGCGCCACTTCATCCAGGTGCAGGTGGGAGAGGTGATGCCCTTCATCGACGAGATCCTCAACAACATTAACACCATCATCTGTGACCTTCAGCCTCAGCAG gtgcACACGTTCTATGAAGCAGTAGGTTATATGATTGGGGCCCAGACTGATCAGGCTGTTCAAGAGCATCTGATAGAAAAATACATGCTGCTGCCCAATCAAGTGTGGGACAGCATCATCCAGCAGGCCACCAAG AACGTGGACATCCTGAAGGACCCAGAGACTGTGAAACAGCTGGGCAGCATCCTGAAGACCAACGTCAGAGCCTGTAAGGCTGTGGGACACCCGTTTGTCATCCAGCTGGGACGGATTTACCTTGACATGCTCAACGTCTACAAGTGCCTCAGTGAGAACATCTCTGCTGCCATTCAGACAAACG GCGAGATGGTGACGAAACAGCCCTTGATCCGGAGTATGAGAACAGTGAAACGAGAGACGCTGAAACTGATCTCCGGCTGGGTCAGCCGATCAAACGACCCACAGATG GTAGGGGAGAACTTTGTTCCACCGCTGCTGGACGCCGTCCTAATCGACTACCAACGCAATGTCCCTGCTGCCCGTGAGCCCGAGGTCCTCAGCACCATGGCAACCATCGTCAACAAGCTGGGGGGACACATCACCAGCGAGATACCCCAGATCTTTGATGCCGTCTTCGAGTGCACCCTAAACATGATCAACAAG AACTTTGAGGAGTATCCAGAGCACAGGACCCACTTCTTCTACTTACTCCAAGCTGTAAACTCTCACTGCTTCCCTGCGTTCCTCGCCATCCCCCCTGCCCAGTTCAAACTGGTGCTGGACTCCATCATCTGGGCCTTCAAACACACCATGAGGAATGTGGCTGACACTG GTCTGCAGATTCTGTACACGTTGCTGCAGAATGTGGCCCAGGAGGAAGCCGCCGCTCAGAGTTTCTACCAGACGTATTTCTGTGATATCCTACAACATATCTTCTCTGTGGTCACCGACACGTCACACACTGCCG gcCTAACGATGCATGCGTCCATCCTGGCCTACATGTTCAACCTGGTGGAGGAGGGCAAGATCACCACTGTGCTAAACCCTGCCAGCCCCACCAACAACCAGGTGTTCATCCAGGAGTATGTGGCCAACCTGCTGAAGACTGCCTTCCCTCACCTACAAGA TGCTCAGGTGAAGGTGTTTGTGACCGGGCTGTTCAGCTTAAACCAGGACATTCCTGCCTTCAAGGAGCACCTTCGGGACTTCCTTGTCCAGATTAAG GAGTTTGCAGGCGAGGACACCTCAGACCTGttcctggaggagagggaggcatCTCTTCGCCAGGCCcaggaggagaaacacaagATCCAGATGTCAGTCCCGGGCATCCTCAACCCGCATGAGATCCCTGAGGAGATGTGTGACTGA